TTGAAAAATTTGAACAGGATTATTAAAAAAATATCAAGAAAGGGTTTTGGAGCAAAGATTCTTTTGAAAGATGAAGCAGCAAACGCCTCAGGATCCTTTAAATCAAGAAGAGCTGCTCTATCGGTGTATGAGGCAAAGAAAAAGGGTTATGAAGGTGTTATTGCAGAGACAAGTGGAAACTATGGAGCTGCAGTTGCATCTCAGGCGGCACAGAGAAATTTGAAATGTATAATTGTTCAAGAGGTATTTGACTCAAAAGGAATTGGTCAACCTGAAATACTGGAGAAGGGAAGGAAGTGTGAAGCTTATGGAGCAGAAGTGTGGCAACTCACTGTTGGACCAGAACTATTCTATTGGGCTCTTGTCCTCCTTGACGAAACTGGTTATTTTAACGCATCACTCTACACTCCTTATGGAATAAAAGGGATTGAAACATTGGGTTATGAGATAGGCATTGAGGTGAAGGAAAGATATGGAAAATGTCCAGACTATGTTCTTGTAACTCATGCAGGGGGTGGAAATGTAACAGGAACTGCAAGAGGTCTGATAGAGGCAGGGTGTAAAGATACAAAGGTTATCGGAGTTTCAGTGGACTTAAGAGGACTTCATATGGCAAGCGATCATGACTTCAATAGGAAATCTTTTACAACCGGTCATACAGGTTTTGGTGTACCCTTTGCAATAAATCCAGATAGAGTGGATGTACCAATAAATGCAGCAAGACCGCTTAGATATATGGACAGATACCTCCTTGTCTCTCAAGGAGAGGTCTTTTACACAACAATTCTTTTAGCACAGATTGAGGGAATAGAGAGAGGACCTGCCGGAAATACATCTCTCTCAGCAGCAATACCTTTTGCAAGAGAACTTCCCGAGGACAAAATAATAGTGGTTCAGGAAACAGAATACACAGGCGCTGGAAAACATCCCTTTGCTCAACTAACCTTTGCTGAAAAGATGGGAATTGAGGTAAGTATTGGAAATCCAAGAGATAACATTCCTGGAAAGAAAATTGTTATTCCAGAGGATGTGAAAGAACTTGGTTTTGAGGAATACCCAATGGAAGATATTAAAAGGTCCTATCTTAAGCATAGATTGAAAGGAATAGATGAAATCTCATCCAAAGAGCTAGGGTTTTTAAAGGAAGAGGTGAAAGATAAGGAAGATTTTGTTGAAAAACTCCTCTCTGAGAAAGGAGTAAAGATAAATGCATAGAAAAGATGATTACGAGAAAAGAAGAGAACATCTAAAGAACATGAACGAAGAGGAATTAATAAAGTATTTCTGGAAACTTACAGAAAAAATTGTTGATCCACTTGTTGAACTTGCAAGAACCCACACCTCTC
This genomic stretch from Caldisericia bacterium harbors:
- a CDS encoding PLP-dependent lyase/thiolase; protein product: MGKVEEFMRKSPEIMKKCLGGLDYEKFRFGKIGIDYEELMSSIGYSIEDAGKILKETKVGNTPLYELKNLNRIIKKISRKGFGAKILLKDEAANASGSFKSRRAALSVYEAKKKGYEGVIAETSGNYGAAVASQAAQRNLKCIIVQEVFDSKGIGQPEILEKGRKCEAYGAEVWQLTVGPELFYWALVLLDETGYFNASLYTPYGIKGIETLGYEIGIEVKERYGKCPDYVLVTHAGGGNVTGTARGLIEAGCKDTKVIGVSVDLRGLHMASDHDFNRKSFTTGHTGFGVPFAINPDRVDVPINAARPLRYMDRYLLVSQGEVFYTTILLAQIEGIERGPAGNTSLSAAIPFARELPEDKIIVVQETEYTGAGKHPFAQLTFAEKMGIEVSIGNPRDNIPGKKIVIPEDVKELGFEEYPMEDIKRSYLKHRLKGIDEISSKELGFLKEEVKDKEDFVEKLLSEKGVKINA